The Pseudoalteromonas sp. DL-6 genome has a window encoding:
- a CDS encoding Sir2 family NAD-dependent protein deacetylase, which translates to MNTLYITGAGVSAASGIPTFRGEDGFWTIGSKNYTPMEMATRAMYENNPSEFLAWYYHRFATYRNHGPNEVHHWLSDKNLITQNIDGLDGKAGNKNYIAIHGRLDQMTQFHHQGDDVTPQATLWNNVDESNLHRSLLELFNIENHQPKLNYSLKPFVLLFDEYYTELYRITEAQQRMMNADQMVFMGTSFSVNITQMALEIARNFAIPIEVVDPEPAHILHSNVSYQKMTALEYIQQKG; encoded by the coding sequence ATGAATACGTTATACATTACTGGGGCGGGTGTGAGTGCTGCTAGCGGTATTCCTACTTTTCGTGGTGAGGATGGCTTTTGGACCATTGGTAGTAAAAATTATACGCCGATGGAAATGGCCACTCGCGCAATGTATGAAAATAACCCGAGTGAGTTTTTAGCTTGGTATTATCATCGCTTTGCAACTTACCGTAATCATGGCCCTAATGAAGTGCATCATTGGCTTAGTGATAAAAACCTAATAACTCAAAATATTGATGGGCTAGATGGTAAGGCGGGTAATAAAAATTACATTGCAATTCATGGTCGGCTTGATCAAATGACGCAGTTTCATCATCAGGGCGATGATGTCACACCACAAGCTACGCTATGGAATAATGTTGATGAGAGCAACTTACATCGCTCTCTACTTGAGTTATTCAATATTGAAAACCATCAGCCTAAGCTTAATTATTCTTTAAAGCCCTTTGTGCTGTTATTTGATGAATATTACACCGAGCTATACCGCATTACTGAGGCGCAGCAGCGAATGATGAATGCCGATCAAATGGTATTTATGGGTACCTCATTTAGTGTAAACATTACCCAAATGGCACTAGAGATTGCACGTAACTTCGCTATTCCTATTGAAGTTGTTGACCCCGAGCCTGCTCATATACTGCACTCAAATGTAAGTTACCAAAAAATGACAGCATTGGAGTACATACAGCAGAAGGGTTAA
- a CDS encoding response regulator — protein sequence MSDLTAIANLSILLVEPSEVQQKLIKKSLAQCGVTQIETASTQESALAALSNFHPDLVISSMYFSDGTADSLLQAIRSNSNTEQQAFMLVSSERNKRHLEQLRQSGVLAILPKPFSADEITRALKATLDIISEQEVELEHFDVTLLRVLVVDDSRFARKHIIRVLAGMGIPEPVEAEDGKQAIEILNNQSFDLIVTDYNMPEMDGKELTETVRQSNAYSHIPILMVSSEANDTHLANIAQAGVDAICDKPFEPATVRDLLFKIMS from the coding sequence ATGAGTGATTTAACGGCAATAGCTAACTTATCTATTTTATTAGTTGAGCCTTCTGAAGTGCAACAAAAGCTAATAAAAAAATCACTGGCTCAGTGTGGGGTTACACAAATTGAAACGGCCAGTACTCAAGAAAGCGCGCTGGCTGCTTTATCAAATTTCCACCCAGATTTAGTGATCAGTAGTATGTATTTTAGTGACGGTACTGCAGATTCTTTATTGCAGGCAATACGCAGTAACAGCAACACTGAGCAGCAGGCGTTTATGCTGGTGTCGAGCGAGCGTAATAAGCGCCATTTAGAGCAACTTAGGCAGTCGGGTGTATTAGCTATTTTACCAAAACCGTTTAGTGCCGACGAGATCACCCGTGCGCTAAAAGCGACTTTGGATATTATTAGCGAGCAAGAGGTGGAGCTAGAGCACTTTGATGTCACTTTACTTCGCGTATTGGTGGTTGATGACAGTCGTTTTGCGCGAAAACATATAATACGAGTGCTAGCGGGGATGGGTATTCCTGAACCTGTAGAGGCAGAAGACGGTAAACAAGCGATTGAAATACTTAATAATCAATCATTTGATTTAATTGTTACAGATTACAATATGCCAGAAATGGATGGTAAAGAACTAACCGAAACGGTAAGGCAGTCGAATGCGTACTCACATATTCCAATACTTATGGTGAGTTCAGAGGCCAACGATACCCATTTAGCAAACATTGCTCAAGCGGGTGTGGATGCTATTTGTGATAAACCATTTGAGCCTGCAACGGTGCGCGATTTACTCTTTAAAATCATGAGTTAA
- the astB gene encoding N-succinylarginine dihydrolase: MHALEVNFDGLVGPTHNYAGLSYGNVASLNNAASFSNPQEAVLQGLAKMKAMHDKGLTQGVFAPHARPDLNVLRRLGFTGNDAQVINKAFKADPILLRACYSASAMWTANAATVSPSPDTNDGKVHFTAANLNNKFHRSLEPNTTTRLLKAMFNNEQYFAHHSHLPEQGFFGDEGAANHTRLCDSHGETGLELFVFGASAFNSQLVKPIKFPARQTLEASEAICRLHNIKDTSQILLQQNPDVIDQGVFHNDVIAVGNANVLLCHQQAFLNQTQALDDIREAYVGNKQLYIIEVPTSKVSIQDAVSSYLFNSQLVSLSDDAMLLVAPQECQRNPAVKAYIEELIIADNPINQVQFFDLRQSMQNGGGPACLRLRVALNSQELAAVNPEIILNEQKYTQLCDWATRHYRDKLGANDFADPALLTESYQALDELSQLLSLGSVYPFQLEA; the protein is encoded by the coding sequence ATGCATGCTTTAGAAGTTAATTTTGACGGCTTAGTCGGCCCTACTCACAACTACGCAGGTTTGTCGTATGGCAATGTTGCCTCGTTAAATAACGCGGCGAGCTTTTCAAATCCGCAAGAAGCTGTGTTGCAGGGCTTGGCTAAAATGAAAGCCATGCACGATAAAGGCTTAACCCAAGGGGTATTTGCGCCTCATGCTCGTCCAGATTTAAATGTATTGCGGCGTTTAGGGTTTACTGGCAACGATGCACAAGTCATTAATAAAGCCTTTAAAGCCGATCCTATTTTATTGCGCGCCTGTTACTCTGCCTCTGCCATGTGGACCGCTAATGCAGCCACCGTATCGCCTTCACCTGATACTAACGACGGCAAGGTACACTTTACTGCGGCTAATCTAAACAATAAATTTCATCGCTCTTTAGAGCCAAACACCACTACACGTTTGCTCAAAGCGATGTTTAATAACGAACAATATTTTGCACACCATTCACATTTGCCTGAGCAAGGTTTTTTTGGTGATGAAGGCGCAGCAAACCATACTCGCCTGTGCGACAGCCATGGTGAAACCGGCTTAGAATTATTTGTATTTGGTGCAAGTGCTTTTAACAGTCAGCTTGTTAAACCCATTAAGTTCCCTGCAAGGCAAACTTTGGAAGCGTCTGAAGCCATTTGTCGATTGCACAATATAAAAGATACCAGCCAAATACTATTACAACAAAACCCTGATGTGATTGACCAAGGGGTATTCCATAATGATGTAATCGCGGTGGGTAACGCCAATGTTTTATTATGCCATCAGCAGGCGTTTTTAAATCAAACGCAAGCATTAGACGATATCCGCGAAGCCTATGTAGGTAACAAACAGCTTTATATTATTGAAGTGCCAACCAGCAAAGTGAGTATTCAAGATGCTGTCAGTAGTTATTTATTTAATAGCCAACTGGTTAGCCTTAGTGACGATGCAATGTTGCTCGTTGCCCCACAAGAATGCCAGCGTAATCCTGCTGTAAAAGCGTATATTGAAGAGCTAATTATTGCCGATAACCCCATAAATCAAGTGCAATTTTTTGATTTGCGCCAAAGTATGCAAAATGGCGGCGGACCTGCTTGTTTGCGTTTACGTGTGGCGCTTAATAGCCAAGAATTAGCAGCGGTAAATCCAGAGATTATTTTAAATGAGCAAAAGTACACCCAATTATGTGATTGGGCTACGCGCCATTACCGCGATAAGCTTGGTGCCAACGACTTTGCAGACCCTGCTTTACTTACCGAAAGCTACCAAGCCCTTGATGAGTTATCACAATTACTGAGCTTGGGGTCAGTTTATCCCTTCCAATTAGAAGCCTAA
- a CDS encoding DUF4382 domain-containing protein — MNLKSTLLSSAVLLALTACGSSNDDSPITPTDPQKSTFSLGVSDAPVTGLKAVNVVFDSITLRSQGGEDFSFETREASDSTKAEMVNLLDYTGDDIFSLLEGEDVPAGEYSWIRADVINGDINNLTETSHVVYEDDSTAPLIVKRKGNDGIGEIQLDGFTLNQTDNTFVLEFDLKKSLVAPQSGNEIVLKPRGVRLENLAESQDIEGTVSESLYANCETDNIEVAAEDGSFGHAVYLYNSDVEQPLDNYEVTEGETPVDAPLATANVVLNNETSQYEFELAFITPGDYQLGYTCNAHIDDAELQDEEFTLYQVQPVTVVTGEDTEVTFDIAQ, encoded by the coding sequence ATGAACTTAAAATCAACATTACTTAGTAGCGCCGTCTTATTAGCATTAACGGCTTGTGGCTCGTCAAACGATGACTCTCCTATCACGCCTACCGATCCGCAAAAATCAACGTTTAGTTTAGGGGTTTCAGATGCACCAGTCACTGGTCTAAAAGCGGTTAATGTGGTTTTTGACTCTATTACCTTGCGTTCACAAGGTGGCGAAGATTTTAGCTTCGAAACCCGTGAAGCCAGCGATTCAACCAAAGCTGAAATGGTTAACTTATTGGATTACACTGGCGATGATATTTTTTCCTTACTAGAAGGCGAAGACGTACCTGCAGGTGAATACTCGTGGATACGTGCTGATGTAATCAATGGTGATATAAACAACCTAACCGAAACCTCGCATGTTGTTTATGAAGATGACAGCACTGCACCGTTAATCGTAAAACGAAAAGGCAATGACGGGATCGGTGAAATTCAACTTGATGGTTTTACTCTGAATCAAACGGACAACACTTTTGTACTTGAGTTTGATCTTAAAAAATCGTTAGTTGCGCCACAAAGCGGTAACGAAATAGTATTAAAACCACGTGGAGTTCGTCTTGAAAACCTTGCTGAGTCACAAGATATTGAAGGTACAGTAAGCGAATCACTTTATGCAAATTGTGAAACCGATAACATTGAGGTTGCCGCTGAAGATGGTTCATTTGGCCATGCTGTTTACTTGTATAACAGTGATGTAGAGCAACCACTTGATAATTACGAAGTCACTGAGGGTGAAACCCCTGTAGACGCACCATTGGCTACTGCAAATGTTGTACTAAACAATGAAACTAGCCAATATGAATTTGAATTAGCATTTATTACGCCTGGCGATTACCAGCTAGGTTATACCTGTAACGCACATATTGATGATGCTGAACTTCAGGATGAAGAATTTACTCTTTATCAGGTTCAACCAGTAACGGTTGTAACCGGTGAAGATACTGAAGTGACATTTGACATTGCCCAATAA
- a CDS encoding EAL domain-containing protein, giving the protein MAPNKTNNMPTHQYVTNDPLHQLFDAVDSISVQGYDEQRRVIYWNKGSELLYGYSQQEAIGKKLEDLIIPAPMREPVVEAHSNWIKHNIEIPASELTLKHKAGNDVAVFSSHVMFTNQYETKQMYCIDVDLSEVHKAQAEATFNASMLKTIFEAIPDLFFVLEQDGTIADYHANNNNDLYVSPEQFIGKKMIDVLPEKVAHKFQLHIEKATTQGKMVSFEYELNMPEGINYYEARVRLLAKKSQMMVIIRDISEPHRSAELIRRQAHFDSLTALPNRFLSLDRLSQILMEVQKNHVKAAVFFLDLDDFKKVNDSLGHEVGDKLLIEAAHRLQQALKKNDTVGRLGGDEFIVLISSLDDESDALVIADRLLKAFRKPFKLEGRDLILTLSIGIAISPKDGTSASVLLRNADTAMYQAKALGRNTSSFFTPQMNVAMRRRFEIEEQMHGALERNEFELYYQPQVDVKTNTIIGAEALLRWHNIVLGEITPDEFIPIAEQTGLIAPIGVFVINQALRFLNEWQTVNNQQYTMAVNLSPRQFRDPELVNIIIHALNENTISNECLELEITEGVLMDGQTSIREALLQIDELGIKLSMDDFGTGYSSLSYLREYPFDVLKIDRSFISGITDNKADCNLVKAAIAMSHSLEIKVVAEGVETKEQLDLLNELNCDIAQGFYLSKPLPGTKLLTFSLRYSKAT; this is encoded by the coding sequence ATGGCTCCCAATAAAACTAATAATATGCCGACTCATCAATATGTTACTAATGACCCGTTGCACCAGCTTTTTGATGCTGTCGATTCTATTTCAGTACAAGGTTACGATGAGCAACGACGTGTTATTTATTGGAACAAAGGCAGTGAATTGCTTTATGGGTATTCACAGCAAGAAGCCATTGGTAAAAAACTCGAAGATTTAATTATACCCGCACCAATGCGAGAGCCCGTTGTTGAGGCGCATAGTAATTGGATTAAGCATAATATTGAAATTCCCGCCTCAGAACTCACTCTTAAACATAAAGCGGGTAATGATGTAGCTGTATTTTCAAGCCATGTTATGTTTACCAATCAATACGAAACAAAACAAATGTATTGTATTGATGTTGACCTGTCTGAGGTGCATAAAGCGCAAGCTGAAGCCACATTTAATGCCAGTATGTTGAAGACTATCTTTGAAGCCATTCCTGACCTATTTTTTGTACTAGAGCAAGATGGCACCATTGCTGACTATCACGCAAACAATAACAACGATCTATATGTCTCACCTGAGCAGTTCATTGGTAAGAAAATGATTGATGTACTACCTGAAAAAGTAGCTCATAAGTTTCAACTTCATATTGAAAAAGCAACAACGCAAGGAAAGATGGTCAGCTTTGAATACGAATTAAACATGCCTGAGGGCATAAATTATTATGAGGCGAGGGTACGTTTATTAGCTAAGAAAAGCCAAATGATGGTGATAATTCGTGATATTAGTGAGCCACACCGCTCCGCTGAACTAATTCGCCGTCAGGCACATTTTGATAGCTTAACGGCTCTACCTAATCGCTTTTTATCGCTTGATCGATTATCGCAGATATTAATGGAAGTACAAAAAAATCATGTAAAAGCCGCTGTATTCTTTTTAGACCTTGATGATTTTAAAAAGGTAAATGACTCTTTAGGCCACGAAGTCGGCGACAAATTGTTAATTGAAGCTGCACATAGATTACAACAAGCACTGAAAAAAAATGACACGGTTGGGCGTTTGGGTGGGGATGAATTTATTGTTTTAATATCCAGTTTAGATGATGAAAGCGATGCCTTAGTAATTGCTGATCGGTTACTTAAAGCATTTAGAAAGCCCTTTAAACTCGAAGGCAGAGACTTAATACTCACATTAAGTATTGGTATTGCAATTTCCCCTAAAGATGGCACCTCTGCGTCGGTATTATTACGAAATGCGGATACGGCTATGTATCAAGCTAAAGCTTTGGGTCGCAATACCTCTTCTTTTTTCACCCCGCAAATGAACGTTGCAATGCGCCGCCGTTTTGAAATAGAAGAGCAAATGCATGGTGCACTGGAGCGAAACGAATTTGAGCTTTATTACCAGCCTCAAGTAGATGTAAAAACAAACACCATCATTGGCGCTGAAGCTTTGCTACGTTGGCATAATATTGTGTTAGGGGAAATTACCCCTGATGAATTTATTCCTATTGCTGAACAAACTGGCTTAATTGCACCCATTGGTGTGTTTGTTATTAATCAAGCTTTACGTTTCTTAAATGAATGGCAAACTGTCAACAACCAGCAATACACCATGGCTGTTAACTTATCGCCGCGTCAGTTTAGAGATCCAGAGCTGGTGAATATAATTATTCATGCTCTTAATGAAAACACCATTAGTAACGAATGTTTAGAATTAGAAATCACCGAAGGGGTATTAATGGATGGACAAACTTCAATTCGTGAGGCCTTATTGCAAATTGATGAACTGGGCATAAAACTGTCAATGGACGACTTTGGCACCGGCTATTCATCATTAAGTTACTTACGAGAGTACCCCTTTGATGTGCTAAAAATTGACCGCAGCTTTATTAGTGGCATAACAGATAACAAGGCCGACTGTAATTTAGTAAAAGCGGCCATAGCTATGTCACACAGCCTAGAAATAAAAGTAGTTGCAGAGGGGGTAGAAACCAAAGAGCAGCTAGATTTACTTAACGAACTAAACTGCGATATTGCTCAGGGATTTTATTTAAGTAAGCCTTTACCTGGCACCAAGTTACTTACTTTTTCATTGCGTTACTCAAAAGCGACTTAA
- a CDS encoding MarR family transcriptional regulator — MSFEQLKLKNQLCHRLYMASNSIARAYREPLAELNLTYPQYVVMMALWEQDEVTIAELIDKTAIDGGALTQILKKMTSKSLLNVIKDEHDKRKRLVQLTHTGQSLKLKAADIPKTIFCKFDSIDTNQAQQLMQLLDLIVSDLSTQTEDESVDAKDSPKLVQT, encoded by the coding sequence ATGTCGTTTGAACAGTTAAAATTAAAAAATCAGCTATGCCATCGTTTATACATGGCGTCCAACAGCATAGCCCGTGCCTATCGAGAACCTCTAGCTGAGCTTAACCTTACCTATCCTCAGTATGTTGTTATGATGGCGCTGTGGGAACAAGATGAAGTAACCATCGCTGAGCTAATAGATAAAACCGCAATTGATGGTGGCGCGCTTACTCAAATATTAAAAAAGATGACCAGCAAGTCACTACTTAACGTTATAAAGGACGAACACGATAAGCGTAAGCGTTTGGTGCAATTGACTCACACGGGTCAATCTTTAAAACTTAAAGCTGCTGATATTCCAAAAACAATTTTCTGTAAATTTGACAGTATCGACACTAACCAAGCACAGCAATTAATGCAGTTACTCGATTTAATCGTTAGCGACTTAAGCACCCAGACTGAAGATGAAAGTGTCGATGCTAAAGACAGTCCCAAGTTAGTGCAAACCTAG
- a CDS encoding TlpA disulfide reductase family protein gives MLSISLGPLVISISQLIIFLGLGIFWGLTYLLTRQHPLQKAILDTVFKAVVVGFLVSRLAFVFTMWDAYQGNWWQLFNISDGGFIGYYGWLSGIVVLAFYARGKKAVMKNYAIAGFVGFCSMIIPNFALSIYQTGVQLPQSVVHNIQGQQVNLQNFKGKPVVINFWASWCPPCRKEMPVLQAAQKNNPNITVAFVNQGEDLHTVKAFLDEQQLDLNHVFFDQSSNVSRESGAAGLPTTLFYNSQGELVTSHMGELSHASLGYYIQAISAKK, from the coding sequence ATGTTAAGTATTTCTCTTGGGCCTTTAGTTATTTCCATTTCTCAGTTAATTATTTTTTTAGGGTTAGGCATTTTTTGGGGGCTTACCTATTTATTAACGCGCCAACATCCATTACAAAAAGCGATTTTAGATACGGTTTTTAAAGCAGTTGTAGTGGGCTTTTTAGTCTCGCGTTTAGCGTTTGTGTTTACTATGTGGGATGCTTATCAAGGTAATTGGTGGCAGCTTTTTAATATTAGCGACGGTGGTTTTATTGGTTATTATGGTTGGCTCAGCGGTATAGTGGTTTTAGCGTTTTATGCACGTGGTAAAAAAGCGGTAATGAAAAACTACGCTATTGCTGGGTTTGTTGGTTTTTGTTCAATGATTATTCCTAATTTTGCGCTGTCTATCTACCAAACGGGTGTGCAGTTACCGCAGTCTGTTGTGCATAATATTCAAGGGCAGCAAGTTAACTTACAAAACTTCAAAGGTAAGCCAGTGGTGATTAACTTTTGGGCGTCGTGGTGTCCGCCGTGTCGAAAAGAAATGCCGGTGTTACAAGCGGCTCAAAAAAATAATCCAAACATTACAGTGGCGTTTGTCAATCAAGGTGAGGACTTACACACGGTAAAAGCGTTCCTTGATGAACAGCAACTCGATCTTAATCATGTATTTTTTGATCAAAGCAGTAATGTGAGTCGCGAATCAGGTGCTGCAGGCTTACCAACCACCTTGTTTTATAATAGCCAAGGAGAGTTAGTTACCAGCCATATGGGTGAGCTTTCTCATGCGAGTTTAGGCTATTATATTCAGGCTATTAGCGCTAAAAAATAA
- a CDS encoding TonB-dependent receptor: MTAHRIAQTSAHSLPRFVKSTLCISILSVFNHAYADEAENKAIESKDMEVIEVRGIRSSMAANLDIKRLSSSVVDAITAEDIGKFPDKNVADSLQRVPGVVIDRDGGEGSSVSIRGLSSELTFSQLNGNFIASSPGEPSRSFDYALLPSAMIESVEVYKSPEARLDEGGVGGTVLMHSRKPLSMDANSGVINIESTYADVTEESEPQVTALYSWKNEADTFGMLFGYTSQKRTNRTLSGGTDANVWRFIGEKPVDINGAPVDNNNQWGSVTDAQGNNYNNVWFPQVVRGSIVNELREREGVQFSTQWRPTSRVEIGFNYFGFSLDKNRTESVIDIPEWSLNPDFLTDVSLDESGTIVNGMQFDAAASGIENDMQLPWMRGSYVREESTSDTFDLNLTYEGDYFKARFVAGNTRSEGGPKESWEAAYKSSNAGENESRIENAAQTAGWQINENDISLNIDPNTLANLLNGVGGGRDPGSSNSSFVRSELEEDYYQADFDIYTDWGILRTIKTGVKYREATLHRETGNTFFLDPNFDIAAAEASEGGITRFDSYQWNNGMPLAQDVFINEANIAGGFNINQMPGIDWDKYRDIVTSNYVPYTRKEDNFIYDIEEQIAAFYLQGDFEFESVRGNLGVRVVRTKTMTSSTDLYTYLLDHTNDDTGEPVTGDDRFVEDYQLITQENTDTQILPSFNIAWDASDDIVVRGAIAKVMSRPDYADLGAQQRITFVSDEWAEDRAEFNEIPGFSGSGGNKNLKPFESVQADLSIEYYYSEGSAIGLALFHKTVDNFVVPLVIDSQQNFAGKEGIVDTGNIIVSPYSTVGNGTDAVSKGAEVFIQHAFDSGFGFYANYTYNKTNKADVEVDGKEFGKSPLIGSAKYQYNTSIYYEGDAFNVRASYNKRGETVLGLNSGLNVYQDPYEQVDVNASITLLEDLSLTAAVINLTKSESVKRLGNDTESRLLNSSYSGRRYYAGINYRF, translated from the coding sequence ATGACCGCTCATCGGATAGCTCAAACCTCTGCTCACTCACTTCCACGTTTTGTTAAATCAACGCTGTGCATCTCAATTTTATCTGTGTTTAATCACGCATATGCGGATGAAGCTGAAAATAAAGCAATAGAAAGCAAGGATATGGAAGTAATAGAGGTGCGTGGTATTCGTTCCAGTATGGCGGCTAATTTAGATATAAAGCGTTTGTCGAGCTCTGTGGTTGATGCGATTACAGCGGAAGATATTGGTAAGTTCCCTGATAAAAATGTCGCAGACTCATTACAACGCGTACCTGGCGTGGTGATTGATCGTGACGGAGGCGAGGGCTCATCGGTAAGTATTAGGGGGTTATCATCTGAACTCACCTTTTCTCAGCTAAATGGTAATTTTATTGCGTCATCACCTGGCGAGCCATCTCGTTCGTTTGATTATGCATTACTGCCCTCAGCCATGATTGAAAGCGTGGAAGTGTATAAATCGCCAGAAGCACGTTTAGATGAAGGTGGTGTGGGCGGCACGGTATTAATGCATAGTCGTAAACCGCTAAGTATGGATGCAAACTCAGGGGTGATTAATATTGAAAGCACTTATGCCGATGTGACTGAAGAATCAGAGCCGCAAGTAACGGCACTTTACTCTTGGAAGAACGAGGCTGATACCTTTGGCATGTTGTTTGGTTATACCTCACAAAAACGCACTAACCGCACTCTTTCAGGTGGCACCGATGCAAATGTGTGGCGCTTTATTGGTGAAAAACCGGTCGATATAAATGGCGCGCCGGTTGATAACAATAATCAGTGGGGCTCAGTAACCGATGCTCAGGGCAATAATTATAACAATGTTTGGTTTCCTCAAGTGGTTCGTGGCTCAATTGTAAACGAATTACGTGAGCGAGAAGGGGTACAATTTAGTACGCAGTGGCGCCCAACTAGCCGCGTTGAAATTGGTTTTAACTACTTTGGTTTTTCACTTGATAAAAATAGAACTGAGTCGGTGATTGATATACCTGAGTGGTCTTTAAATCCTGATTTTTTAACCGATGTAAGCTTAGATGAATCGGGTACTATTGTTAATGGGATGCAATTTGATGCAGCTGCAAGTGGTATAGAAAATGATATGCAATTGCCGTGGATGCGAGGCAGCTATGTACGTGAAGAGTCAACCTCTGATACTTTTGATCTCAACCTAACCTACGAAGGCGATTATTTTAAAGCCCGTTTTGTGGCAGGCAATACACGCTCTGAAGGTGGGCCGAAAGAGAGTTGGGAGGCAGCCTATAAAAGCTCAAACGCCGGTGAAAATGAAAGCCGTATAGAAAATGCTGCGCAAACAGCGGGTTGGCAAATTAATGAAAACGACATTAGTTTAAATATAGACCCAAATACGCTAGCAAACCTACTTAATGGCGTGGGAGGCGGTCGCGATCCGGGCTCGTCAAATTCAAGTTTTGTACGCAGTGAACTCGAAGAAGATTACTACCAAGCTGACTTTGATATTTATACTGATTGGGGCATTTTAAGAACAATTAAAACTGGAGTAAAGTACCGAGAAGCCACACTGCATCGTGAAACCGGTAATACCTTCTTTTTAGATCCTAATTTTGATATTGCCGCAGCAGAAGCCAGTGAGGGGGGGATCACTCGTTTTGACAGTTATCAGTGGAACAACGGCATGCCACTAGCACAAGATGTGTTTATCAACGAAGCTAACATTGCTGGTGGTTTTAATATAAACCAAATGCCAGGCATTGATTGGGATAAATACCGTGATATTGTGACCAGTAATTATGTGCCGTATACACGCAAAGAAGATAACTTCATTTATGATATAGAAGAACAAATAGCGGCGTTTTATCTGCAAGGTGATTTTGAATTTGAGAGCGTGCGCGGTAATTTAGGCGTACGGGTTGTACGCACGAAAACCATGACATCATCAACCGACCTATATACTTATTTATTGGATCATACCAATGATGACACCGGCGAGCCGGTAACGGGAGATGATAGATTTGTTGAAGATTATCAACTCATTACTCAAGAGAATACCGATACCCAAATTTTACCTAGCTTTAATATTGCATGGGATGCCAGCGACGATATTGTTGTGCGCGGCGCGATTGCTAAAGTAATGTCTCGCCCTGATTATGCCGATTTAGGCGCACAACAACGCATTACGTTTGTCTCAGATGAGTGGGCGGAAGATAGAGCTGAATTTAATGAAATTCCGGGTTTTAGTGGTAGCGGCGGTAATAAAAACTTAAAGCCGTTTGAGTCGGTGCAAGCTGATTTATCTATTGAATATTATTACAGCGAAGGCTCTGCCATTGGTTTAGCACTATTTCATAAAACTGTTGATAACTTCGTCGTGCCTTTGGTGATTGATTCACAGCAAAACTTTGCTGGTAAAGAGGGCATAGTTGATACGGGAAATATTATTGTGTCGCCATATAGCACCGTAGGCAATGGCACCGATGCTGTATCTAAAGGGGCAGAAGTATTTATACAGCATGCCTTTGATAGTGGCTTTGGCTTTTATGCAAATTACACCTATAACAAAACCAATAAGGCCGATGTAGAAGTAGATGGTAAAGAGTTTGGTAAATCGCCTTTAATTGGCAGTGCTAAATATCAATACAACACTTCGATATATTATGAAGGCGACGCCTTTAATGTGCGGGCTTCTTATAATAAACGTGGTGAAACTGTGTTGGGTTTAAATAGTGGTTTAAACGTTTACCAAGACCCATATGAGCAAGTTGATGTAAATGCATCAATTACTTTATTAGAGGACTTGAGCCTGACAGCCGCGGTGATTAATTTAACTAAATCTGAGTCGGTAAAGCGCCTAGGTAATGACACAGAGTCTCGGCTATTAAACTCAAGCTATTCAGGCAGACGTTATTATGCGGGGATAAACTATCGTTTTTAA
- a CDS encoding SDR family oxidoreductase, translating into MTHKVILITGASSGIGEATAKTLVKNGHKVILTARSEDKLNKLVDELGHENAFSVSADATQFSELESVVSKGIEKFGRLDVAFANAGMGVSSPGTENGDPDEWSAMVDLNIKALLWTAKLTLPHLRENQGHFILTSSAAGRRPIDGSIYGATKWFAHGFGQNLAEEMKPWHGRCTTIAPGMVNTPFFDEAKPDKLDPQDVADAVLFAIEANQRNSVREIYLMPTN; encoded by the coding sequence ATGACACATAAAGTAATTTTAATTACCGGTGCCTCTAGTGGTATTGGCGAGGCGACCGCTAAAACATTAGTTAAAAATGGTCACAAAGTAATATTAACTGCGCGCAGTGAAGATAAACTCAATAAACTAGTTGACGAATTAGGCCATGAAAATGCATTTAGCGTTTCAGCCGATGCCACTCAGTTTAGCGAGCTTGAGAGTGTAGTAAGTAAAGGCATTGAAAAATTTGGCCGATTAGACGTTGCATTCGCTAACGCGGGCATGGGCGTATCATCACCTGGCACCGAAAATGGCGACCCCGATGAGTGGTCAGCCATGGTTGACCTTAACATCAAAGCATTGTTGTGGACCGCAAAACTCACTTTGCCTCACTTACGTGAAAACCAAGGGCATTTTATTTTAACCAGCTCAGCAGCAGGGCGAAGACCCATTGATGGCTCTATTTATGGTGCCACTAAATGGTTTGCCCATGGCTTTGGTCAAAACCTTGCAGAGGAAATGAAACCTTGGCATGGCCGTTGTACAACCATAGCCCCAGGCATGGTGAATACACCATTTTTTGATGAAGCAAAACCAGATAAGCTCGACCCTCAAGACGTGGCCGATGCGGTATTATTTGCCATTGAAGCTAATCAGCGTAATAGCGTGCGCGAAATCTATTTAATGCCCACCAACTAA